The DNA region GTGAGCAGCCGGTAGCGGGTGCGGAAGCCCGTGGCCCGCATAAGCTGCGCCAGCCGCTCGGGGTCGGGGAAGGCGAGCACGCTCTCGGGGAGGTAGGTGTACGCGCCCGCGTTCCCGCTGACAAGCGCCCCGATGCGCGGCAGGACATGCCGGAAGTAGAGCCGGAAGAGGCTGCCGAACAGGCCTGGCCGGGGCGGCGGGAACTCCAGGATCACGAGGCGGCCTGCCGGGGTCAGCACCCGCCACATCTCGGCAAGGCCCCGCGCGTAGTCGGCGAAGTTGCGGAAGCCGAAAGCGCAGGTCACCGCGTCGAAGGAGCCGTCCGGGTACGGGAGGTTCAGGGCGTCCCCCTCCTCCAGCCGGATATTCAGGTGCCGGGCGCGGGCCTTCTCCCGGCCG from Deinococcus aerius includes:
- the ubiE gene encoding bifunctional demethylmenaquinone methyltransferase/2-methoxy-6-polyprenyl-1,4-benzoquinol methylase UbiE; its protein translation is MTLPPAIPPVGDRQDKGREVQAMFASIAPRYDLLNRVLSLGVDRAWRREAAREALALGPKRVLDVATGTADFALELGARAPGAEIVGSDFVPEMLEIGREKARARHLNIRLEEGDALNLPYPDGSFDAVTCAFGFRNFADYARGLAEMWRVLTPAGRLVILEFPPPRPGLFGSLFRLYFRHVLPRIGALVSGNAGAYTYLPESVLAFPDPERLAQLMRATGFRTRYRLLTFGIAAIHVGDKG